In Cicer arietinum cultivar CDC Frontier isolate Library 1 chromosome 7, Cicar.CDCFrontier_v2.0, whole genome shotgun sequence, the genomic window CCTAGACATTGGATGTTATTATTGCAACATCAATATAAAAAGGTGTGCCCTCACAAGAAACACACATAAATTTACTCATATTTACAAACACGAAAGCCACTAGTTACATTTGAATACAACACAATAAGAATAATAACACCAGGTCGATTGCATGTTATTAGTGCTGTATTACGAACAGACACATACCAATGATATCAaactgaataaataaataaataaataaataaataaatatataaaaacgtGATGATAATGCAACTCTAAAAGGGCCTTCCCTCCAATTATGGAGGAGAGGACAAACAGACAGCAGTATTTGAGAAGAACAAGCTACCTGCGGAGCAACAATTGCAAGATTTAGAACTCCTATAGCCAATCCTGCAGAACCAATCAAACATCTTGAAATCGGAAACTTTTAACAGACCAAAAATTAAGCACAACATCTGCATTTAATACCAACCTTGACCACCACCTGAATCAGCAGTCAACTCTGCTGTGACAGCAAATGGAACACTGTAGGTAATCTGTAACATAAACATGGAAGTTTATCCTGTCATGAACTTCTATATATATCTAAATGAATTAACGTTTAATACCATGACTGGTCAAGAGGATTAGTAAGGAAAATAATGAAATTGACAGTGCAATCCAATAGTTTAAATGTGCCAACTTCACTCACCGCAAGTGGAAATCCAAGCAGGACAAACACAACTAAGGAAGCAACCTTGATTCCTTCACTTGCTCCAATTACATGTTGTATCCCTCCAGAATAATCATGTACAGAAATGAGACTAATGATAGCAGTGCCAGCCATGCAAACAAATACGATAAAATTGCTCACTGCCCATACTGATCTTGCACCCATCAACTTACACATTGGTTCGATCATAAAAGAGCTAATTCCGAGCACAACCTGTAAAGCAATAAACGCAATGGCAGGTTTATAATTATTCAggaaaaaaattccaaaaaatctattttaataaaagaaaaatacaaactCTTCGGTCATCATCGATAGAAACTTGTGAAAAATCTATTTACAAAATACAATGCCCAATATTGAGTTCTTACAGAATTCAATAGCAAACCAAATGCACCTTCTCTAACACCTTGATCATAAAGATCTACTTCAGAAGTGCTCCCTTTTGGATCTCCGTGATAAACTTCTCTCCCCATCCAATCCGTATCAAACAGAAAGAAGGGAAACCATGACAACTGCAGGTATACACAGGGTTGAAGGAAATATAAGAAGGATCTCAAATGAGAAGCACCAGCACAAGACAATTTTATACATTCACTACCAATGTAAAAGCAGACATAACTGTGATGTCAGAATAACCTTTTGCACATAAGTACTGAAGTACCTACCCAAGTGAGAGCCATTACAACCAGCACTGAATGCATAGCAGGTGGCAAATGCCTTAAACTTGTCAACAAGTTAACCAGTACTGCTCCAGGCCCTTCCATTAAATTTTCGTTATGATCTTCCCCAGAATTGAAACTCTCATGCTTCAGCTCTTCAACTTTTTCCGTGTGATCCTCCCGTATCTTACCATTGGATTCATTTATAACAGATAAAGGCTTTGATTTGGAAAATTCAATGCCATTTtgttgttcatccaataaaggAGCAGAATCTGACAACAGGTGATGTTGATTTGCAGTAGTAAGCGGAACTTCATCAGCAAAATATAGGGTTACAAGTGTGCATAATGTCAAAAACACCTGCCAATATTGTAACATGAGATTATAGCTATCAAACAGATTATATGTACATTAAAAGCAGTATGTTTAACAGCATATGATTGAAAAAATTAACAGATCTGCAAGCAAATAACCTCAGGAGACAACGGCACTGCCTTACTTTAGTAGTGCTTCTCACTTTGTATCACAGACCTACTAAGGTACTTAAATCAGGAGACTTGTGGCATTATATGTCTCCATTTCTCTAACTATTCATTTATGACTTCTCTTGACTCCCCAATTAAAACTACTTCAtctagaaaaaaaatgtatcatgACAACATCTCTTTTATTAGTTTAGTAAGCACGCCTAGAATCAAGATAAAGGCTCAAAGTTTACCATTGGTACACACATAGTTATTGGGAAATCTTCTGTATTTCCATAGTGTTCTTACAGTAGTTGTGGACCCGTCACCTGTGGCCCCTCATACATATCATTGATTGCGCATATATAACTAATCCAAACACCTTTCTTCTCTTAAGCTTTCCACAAAACCTCTCTAGGCATTCTAATATTATACATCTTTTCCAAATCAATGACAAAGAAGTgtcattttttacttttttcacAAATGAATTGATAAAAGAAACAACTGATTATCAAGAAAGGGAACCATCTGTTTAAGTAAGAACTTGTACTAAGAAAAAGTCAGAGATGTGTAGGTAAAGATGAAGATGATGTTGCCCcataagaaaattaataaaaaaaagtaaatgaatAGAAAAACTAGACAAACTGAAGAAGAATGTATTTTCAGTAATAGAAAAGGTTGTGCATTCTAAAGATCAATCATGCTTATGATCTCTGAACTTATAATAACAAAAGGTCAAATATGAACGTCcaatcaaaaggattttcagtATTAACCTACCACAGCAACAAGGAATGCTGCCTTAAGATTGCCACATGCTTCACAGCAAGCTCTTGTTGTCAAGAAAGGGAACCATCTGTTAAGGtaagaaacaacaaaatattaatcagtAGTAAATATAGAAAGAGCTTCAACAGGAAAAATAAAATCGCAAATGATGCAATACTCATAACAGATTTTATAGCATAGCAACAATAACAAGAAAAAGCCCCAATATGTAATCATTGATTTACAGTAATCCAACTATCAAAACTATTTCTAAGATCCCTTACATGACTAGTTCCAATGTAGCACCAACACTCCAAGTTGAAGGTGTGTCAAACACATAATGGGACAACCCATGTCAAAAGCTCCATTCCAGTGTCaagtataaaaattattttcagcTTTGACAAGTTGAGGCCCTGGCTTTGAATAATGCTCCAACACCTAGCCAACACTTCCATTGGATTCGTTTGAGCTTTTAGGTAGTAGATGGATGGATTGTAGGTGAAAGACGTAGTTTAATAGTTCATCATATTGCTTTAGAACTTCTTTTTGTAAAGAAACAAAGTGTACAAATTATATAATGAAGTCTCCCAGTATTATTTTGTGAGACTCGTTAATATAGTGAAAATTTAATGCCTAACAAGTTATTTTGAGATGATGGTGAATATAATTCTTAACTCTCAATTTAGGTCTTTCAAAAATAATGCTcaatctcatattttattttatctaattattctattatataatataatacacacacacacacacatccATGTTGTTGTGCCCTATATTTTGGACATTAGCTGTGTCCATGTTTGCGCTTCATACCATTATTCCTATCTAAAGAGACATTCTCCCATAACCCTACACTGTAGAACCAATTATTTTCCTTCCTTTTGTTTCTAATTGTtgattattttctatttattattgttaatataGTTTCCTTATTtatctagttttcctttcttgaGAGATCCTCACTTGTATATAAACATGCACAACCTCATTATGAAATAAAAGTAGTTTTATTCTAAACTATTCAACTTGGTATCTAAAGCATGGTTTGAATTCCTAGTTTTTTGTGTTTGGGTTCAGCCACCGTCAAGGCTAACCCTagcttattttttttactttttttggtTTGGATTGCTGGGTGTCCAAGAGACACTATCATCTATCCCAAAACAATCACAGGAGCTTCCACCACCACTGCCGAAGTCGCTTTCAGTACTGCCGTTTCAGATGCTTTCAGTACTGCCGTTTCAGACACGCCCTCCACCATCAGAACTGGAGGCTTCCAATTTTCCACCTCACCAACGCCGTCGTCAAACACCTTCCCACGCACTCTCATGCGCTGTCTTTGTCACTGACAGTTTCCGCCACATGAGCTCCATGTGCCGCCGTAACAACCTCCATTTTTAGTGTCCCTTGTTCTGGTGTGTTTGCCAGCTTTCAATTTTGGCCCTTTCAAGTTTGTGGGTCCCTTGTTTGAAGGGTGTTTCAGAAGTTTGTTGCTGTTTTGTAGTTATTTCATGGTTGTGAACGCGCCGAGGAGTCTCATAGTTGCTGTTTTTGGTCTTTGGTCACTGTTTTTCATCCATTGTGTCTATCGACTACAACAAAAAATTTGCTGccattaaaatgtttatttcaCATTGGTGTTTTGGTTCATTGTTTGATGGCTGTCCAGCATGTCTCTTTGCAGGCCACCGTGGCTTATTTACAGCTTGTCTGGCTTGTCTATCTCACTCTGTGGGATCATGGATTTTGGATTCAGGTGCTTCTGATCATGTAGTTGGTAATCCCTTTCTTATCTCTAACTTGTCACCTCCTAAAAATACTCACAACATTACTCTTGCTAATGGTTCTAAGACACAGGTTACTGGTATTGGTCAAGCTTCACCTCTACCATCTCTATCATTGAATTATGTGTTACCCATACTTGGTtctctatttaatttgatttcaatCAGTACACTTACCCGCTCCCTCAACCGTTACATAACATTTTCTTTAAACTCTCTCTTTAAATAGGATCGAAGTACGGGGAAGACAATTGGAATAGGATCTGAATCACAGGGTCTCAATTACCTTCATCCACATCCATCCACCGTATGTGATGTTTCTGCATCTCCAAATATTATTGATTGTCGTTTAGGTCATCCaagttttgataaattaaaGGTGTTGGTTCCTCAATTCTCATATTTAAAGACTCTGAATTGCGAGTCATATCAGCTTGGCAAGCATGTTCGGGTGACTTTTTCTAGTAGTGCCAAGAAAAGATCCAAGTCTTCCTTTGGTATTGAGCATTCAGATATTTGGGGTCCTAGTCGGGTGCCTTCAGTTTTAGGATGCCGATACTATGTCACTTTCATTGATGATTTCTCGCGATGTACTTGGATAACTTTATTTTATGATTGTTCTGAATTATCTGGTGCATTTCAGACTTTTTGTTAAGAGATAA contains:
- the LOC101488581 gene encoding sucrose transport protein SUC3; protein product: MAGKSDSVSIRVPYKNLRNDSSAAEVELVNVDEPRHRIDLNSPRSEHLPQKNNASLTNLVLSCTVAAGVQFGWALQLSLLTPYIQTLGIGHAFSSFIWLCGPITGLVVQPCVGIWSDKCTSKFGRRRPFILAGSLMISLAVILIGFSADIGYLLGDTHEHCRTFKGTRTRAAVVFILGFWMLDLANNTVQGPARALLADLSGPDQRNVSNAVFCSWMAVGNILGYSSGASGNWNKWFPFLTTRACCEACGNLKAAFLVAVVFLTLCTLVTLYFADEVPLTTANQHHLLSDSAPLLDEQQNGIEFSKSKPLSVINESNGKIREDHTEKVEELKHESFNSGEDHNENLMEGPGAVLVNLLTSLRHLPPAMHSVLVVMALTWLSWFPFFLFDTDWMGREVYHGDPKGSTSEVDLYDQGVREGAFGLLLNSVVLGISSFMIEPMCKLMGARSVWAVSNFIVFVCMAGTAIISLISVHDYSGGIQHVIGASEGIKVASLVVFVLLGFPLAITYSVPFAVTAELTADSGGGQGLAIGVLNLAIVAPQMIISLGSGPWDALFGGGNIPAFVLASVCALAGGIVATLKLPNLSSNTFKSSGFHFG